The following nucleotide sequence is from Mytilus trossulus isolate FHL-02 chromosome 9, PNRI_Mtr1.1.1.hap1, whole genome shotgun sequence.
GTATGTTGTTGGCATGAGTGATAAAAGTGTCTAAATCCTCGTCGCTTTTATTCCATTTCATATCCACATCATCTATAAATCTAAACCAGGAAAGCGGTTTTTCGATGGAAGTTTCAAGGAGTTGTTTCTCTAATTTGCCCATAAATATGTTGGCATATGACGGAGCCATTTTGGTGCCCATGGCAGTTCCATTTACTTGCAAATAATGATCTCCATCAAAAGTGAAGTTGTTTTTCTTAAGTACCAGCGTGAGCATTTTGACCAGGCATTCAGTAGGTGGATATTTCACTGGTCTGGAATTCCAAACTTCTTTGCATGCATCGATGCCATCTGCATGTGGAATATTAGTGTAGAGGGAGGTAACATCCATGGAAACAAGAGTCGTGTCGGAGGGGAGTGGGTTTAAGGCCTGCATTTTTCTAAGATAATCGGTTGTATCTTTGATGTGAGATGGTAAGTCTTCAACATGTTGACGAAGATGGAAGTCAACAAATTCCGATATTTTTTCCGTCGGATGACCGTTCGCTGAAACTATAGGTCTTCCTGGGTTATTGGCCTTATGAATTTTAGGTAATAGATAAAATCTGCCCGGTTTTGGGTTTTCTGGTTTCAAATATTCAAGAGTTTTGTCATCGATGAAACCATTGGCATGCATTTCTACCAAACTATTAGTAATATCTCTGCTAAAAGATGTAGTAGGATCAGAGTCTAGTTTTTGGTAGAACCTTGCATCGCTAAGTTGTCGTTCAGCCTCTTGAATATAGGCAGTTTTATCCATGACAACCACTGCACTGCCCTTGTCTGCAGGTTTAATAACGATATTGTTGTTAGATCGTAAGTTTTTCAGTGCAGTCCGTTCTTCATTGGTAAGATTGTCAAAagatttattgttatttttagtgtttttaataATGTCCGACTTAAAGTTATCAATAAAAGATTCCAATGTAGCATTTTTGCTCGGTCTAGGGATCCAGGAactctttttaataaatttgtagtTGTTCTCTTCTTCTGAAATTTCT
It contains:
- the LOC134684629 gene encoding uncharacterized protein LOC134684629; its protein translation is MDKTAYIQEAERQLSDARFYQKLDSDPTTSFSRDITNSLVEMHANGFIDDKTLEYLKPENPKPGRFYLLPKIHKANNPGRPIVSANGHPTEKISEFVDFHLRQHVEDLPSHIKDTTDYLRKMQALNPLPSDTTLVSMDVTSLYTNIPHADGIDACKEVWNSRPVKYPPTECLVKMLTLVLKKNNFTFDGDHYLQVNGTAMGTKMAPSYANIFMGKLEKQLLETSIEKPLSWFRFIDDVDMKWNKSDEDLDTFITHANNIHPSIKFTHEKSKSKIAFLDTSSSLTEGIISTDLYSKPTDTHQYLSPKSCHPAHLTKSIPYSQALRVKRICSNTETTKRQLRKLETRLKKRGYKHRNIKKSFQKAESIPRSELLEYKVKKKSKRTPCVLTYHPSLKNSFGVIREHWKSVEKNSKLSKIFPEPHMIAFRQPSSLRNLLVRAELSDNISTPGECRSCGEKRCKCCLQMQHSSTFHSKATENN